From Fimbriimonadaceae bacterium, the proteins below share one genomic window:
- a CDS encoding S8 family serine peptidase, with amino-acid sequence MQLLLLWLGLCSLGAGPSGKLDTGLAGATGMQPVFVRMEAQLFKKGGDYERFCADHEKDPRSEVRGLVLRTLHKNADASWVGIKSFVSEWETRKGLQNVRRFWIVNGFACDASAEACQALAKRDDVSFVYLQSGPAGIRQHRRRAKSAGVDATRKRAMEAMLAAWKDDSNTPFSGKGLEVPWDLKQIQADQVWAQGITGKGTVVAVNDAGIFDIPALEPALWRNPKETLNGKDDDGNGYVDDVFGWDAGEQSGLVLGNAGVGHGTMCSAIVAGRPTAEKPLVTGVAPRARLMLVNGMGYLGGFEYALANGADVFSMSYMFVNIEIGNYRGVYRLAAEHMSAAGVLLCGGAGNFANSAPEGKQITIPKDIPCVVAAAGTVEDGSRPAFSSKGPVTWSGVKFYDDYPAEKPLVKPDLSAPAGGFACWNLASEARPQWKVLFKGAKGDALLLGPQGNSFAGPHTAGVAALLFSMNKELNTWQVKRILEETCKDMGASGRDVLHGAGLVQALAAVRKAREAGRESQNRLVNPHLG; translated from the coding sequence ATGCAACTGCTCCTCCTGTGGCTCGGATTGTGTTCTCTTGGCGCGGGGCCCTCGGGCAAGTTGGACACGGGGTTGGCAGGCGCCACCGGCATGCAGCCCGTCTTCGTTCGGATGGAGGCGCAGCTCTTCAAGAAGGGCGGCGATTACGAGCGGTTCTGCGCCGACCATGAGAAGGACCCCCGTTCGGAGGTGCGCGGGCTCGTGTTGCGCACCCTGCACAAGAACGCCGACGCCTCTTGGGTCGGCATCAAGTCGTTCGTCAGCGAGTGGGAGACGAGAAAGGGGCTTCAGAACGTCCGGCGCTTCTGGATCGTCAACGGCTTTGCGTGCGATGCCAGCGCCGAGGCGTGTCAAGCGCTGGCGAAGCGAGACGACGTTTCGTTTGTCTACCTGCAGTCGGGGCCTGCGGGCATACGCCAGCACCGGCGGCGGGCCAAGAGCGCCGGCGTGGACGCTACCCGCAAGCGCGCGATGGAGGCGATGCTGGCCGCGTGGAAGGACGACTCCAATACACCCTTCAGCGGCAAGGGGCTCGAGGTCCCCTGGGACCTCAAGCAGATCCAGGCGGACCAGGTCTGGGCCCAGGGCATCACTGGAAAAGGCACCGTGGTCGCCGTCAACGACGCGGGCATTTTCGACATTCCCGCCCTCGAACCCGCGTTGTGGCGCAATCCGAAGGAGACCTTGAACGGCAAGGACGACGACGGCAACGGCTATGTGGACGACGTGTTCGGCTGGGATGCGGGCGAGCAGTCTGGGCTCGTGTTGGGCAACGCGGGTGTTGGGCACGGAACCATGTGCAGCGCGATCGTTGCGGGGCGGCCGACCGCCGAGAAGCCCTTGGTGACCGGCGTCGCGCCTCGGGCTCGGCTGATGCTCGTGAACGGGATGGGCTACCTGGGCGGGTTCGAGTACGCGCTGGCCAACGGCGCCGACGTGTTCTCGATGAGCTACATGTTCGTGAACATCGAGATTGGAAACTACCGCGGGGTGTACCGATTGGCCGCCGAGCACATGTCCGCGGCCGGCGTGCTGCTTTGCGGCGGCGCGGGCAACTTCGCCAACAGCGCGCCGGAGGGAAAGCAGATCACGATCCCCAAGGACATCCCCTGCGTGGTCGCCGCTGCGGGCACCGTCGAAGACGGATCGCGTCCCGCGTTCAGCAGCAAGGGGCCAGTCACGTGGTCGGGTGTGAAGTTCTACGACGACTACCCAGCGGAGAAGCCTCTCGTGAAGCCCGATCTCTCCGCCCCAGCCGGTGGCTTCGCTTGCTGGAACCTTGCGAGCGAGGCTCGGCCGCAGTGGAAGGTCCTGTTCAAAGGCGCGAAGGGCGATGCGCTGCTCTTGGGGCCCCAAGGGAACTCGTTTGCGGGACCGCATACCGCCGGCGTGGCGGCCCTTCTGTTTTCAATGAACAAGGAGCTGAACACCTGGCAGGTGAAGCGCATCCTCGAGGAGACGTGCAAGGACATGGGTGCGTCTGGGCGAGACGTTCTGCACGGCGCGGGCCTGGTTCAGGCGCTGGCCGCCGTGCGAAAGGCGAGGGAGGCGGGACGAGAGTCTCAAAATCGCTTGGTGAACCCGCATCTGGGGTAG
- a CDS encoding Rrf2 family transcriptional regulator: MRLNAQTDYSLRILMYLATKQGEIATIQEVSTRLKLSQSHLMRIAAKLASTGLVETTRGRSGGLVLGKDATRITVEEVLRAIEPDFALVECFKPSEGGCTVEPACRLKGVLGKALKAFFDELRDVTLADLTQPNRARLADIFWLSPRTGDQPMGGLH, from the coding sequence ATGAGACTCAACGCTCAAACCGATTACTCGCTGCGAATTCTCATGTATCTGGCCACGAAGCAGGGCGAAATCGCCACGATCCAAGAGGTCTCGACCCGGCTGAAGCTCTCCCAATCACACCTGATGCGCATCGCGGCCAAGCTGGCGTCCACCGGGCTGGTCGAAACGACCCGCGGGCGGTCGGGCGGACTGGTCTTGGGGAAGGACGCCACCCGCATCACGGTCGAGGAGGTGCTTCGCGCGATCGAGCCGGACTTTGCGCTCGTCGAGTGCTTCAAGCCCTCCGAGGGGGGATGCACCGTGGAGCCTGCGTGCCGGTTGAAGGGCGTGCTCGGCAAGGCCCTCAAAGCGTTCTTCGACGAGTTGCGGGACGTGACGCTTGCGGACCTCACCCAGCCAAATCGGGCACGGCTCGCCGACATCTTCTGGCTGTCCCCCCGGACGGGCGACCAACCCATGGGAGGTCTCCACTGA
- a CDS encoding DUF2339 domain-containing protein, with protein MTENEEELVRRLEAFESRLLRIEMRLGIVRHLPPPPPVVTQASPDVQASQSPPVQVGAWGTATGQPRLQPSTTAEPQSAADAEYQVGGRLLPWAGALVTILAIGYGVNLAFQHGFITPWMIFWGGVTLCAAFIVVGQIKRDEREEFGQLLTGIGSCGLYITFAAGHLAQHLYEGEALVSLFMGLSLVNLAYSGWRASHAFFIIGILGGFAGALLPMQEGKIVLHLGLHALILIPSAIIVIRQNWFREASALFVLAFAVLLPAQTYSHHEWLRALSLEGTALLAAFAYARTHRPAEDPQGALGCILLAGAAMMALLARNGLEGTAHVTAFGIAVVLLSRSFGERPIALPLLVTGAAIPFVIAPWGFEAAQRPYVFAALAAVLAAVSRFRWDRTASALSGVVFVLGVASLVLLGILGPILWTSETGMLGALLVGGTLATAATIRAWKDPEVQVMVGALVLAPMLIRIVTLGMSRQLGAVNELSGALWGMALATSVLGALSVQTRWRSPAILGALLWCIALAVYASDLVDRTVFLGWELGLVVGLAGSAIACTVALWGTTEKGRPMLAGVAGAALGVLLWRFVLVALSKSSLAFEPHFASVLGATLASVCCTAVGRWRAWPGLAAPTGLFWVLAGLVAMDGSPFPSALNEGIAMTVLLAAGTWGAVAFDRAFEPGLRSASRFFAAAILGVPFSRLVVLLLTDPSIGVPPLSAVTIAWTAYGAVLLGIGFAKRVREIRYVGLGALAAASLKLVLVDLASSRDLVRFLVTLGLGVAMIGGGYLYIRLQDRLEEGQGPLKPAPHP; from the coding sequence ATGACCGAAAACGAAGAAGAGCTGGTTCGCCGGCTGGAGGCCTTTGAAAGCCGGTTGCTTCGGATCGAGATGCGGCTCGGGATCGTGCGACACCTTCCTCCGCCTCCGCCGGTGGTCACTCAGGCGTCGCCGGACGTCCAAGCCTCGCAGAGTCCGCCGGTCCAGGTGGGCGCCTGGGGCACCGCGACCGGCCAACCCCGTCTCCAGCCGTCCACGACTGCCGAGCCACAGAGTGCGGCCGACGCCGAGTATCAGGTCGGAGGCAGACTCTTGCCTTGGGCGGGGGCGCTCGTCACCATCCTCGCGATCGGCTACGGGGTGAACCTCGCCTTCCAACACGGGTTCATCACGCCGTGGATGATCTTTTGGGGTGGGGTGACCCTGTGCGCGGCGTTCATCGTCGTGGGTCAGATCAAGCGCGACGAGCGCGAGGAGTTCGGGCAGCTCCTGACGGGCATCGGTTCGTGCGGTTTGTACATCACCTTCGCCGCGGGCCACCTCGCGCAACACCTGTACGAGGGCGAGGCGCTGGTCTCCTTGTTCATGGGACTCAGTCTCGTCAACCTCGCCTACAGCGGCTGGCGCGCATCCCACGCGTTCTTCATCATCGGCATCTTGGGCGGGTTCGCCGGCGCGTTGTTGCCGATGCAAGAGGGCAAGATCGTGCTCCACCTGGGGCTGCACGCGCTCATTCTCATTCCTTCGGCGATCATCGTGATCCGGCAGAACTGGTTCCGGGAAGCGTCGGCGCTGTTCGTTCTGGCGTTCGCCGTCTTGCTTCCTGCCCAGACATACTCGCACCACGAGTGGTTACGGGCGCTTTCGCTGGAAGGCACGGCTTTGTTGGCGGCGTTCGCCTACGCGCGCACGCACCGACCCGCTGAGGACCCTCAGGGCGCGCTCGGGTGCATCCTTCTGGCCGGCGCAGCGATGATGGCCCTGCTGGCGCGAAACGGACTCGAGGGAACCGCCCACGTGACCGCGTTCGGCATCGCCGTCGTGCTGCTTTCGCGCTCCTTCGGAGAGCGCCCCATCGCCCTGCCTTTGCTCGTCACGGGGGCAGCCATTCCGTTCGTGATCGCGCCTTGGGGGTTCGAGGCGGCACAGCGGCCCTACGTGTTTGCGGCTCTCGCCGCGGTGTTGGCGGCCGTTTCCCGGTTCCGCTGGGATCGCACGGCGTCCGCCTTGTCGGGCGTCGTCTTCGTGCTCGGCGTGGCGTCCCTCGTCCTCTTGGGAATCCTGGGCCCCATCTTGTGGACCAGCGAGACCGGAATGCTGGGTGCGTTGCTGGTGGGAGGGACGTTGGCGACCGCTGCGACGATCCGGGCTTGGAAGGACCCGGAGGTCCAGGTGATGGTCGGGGCGCTGGTGCTCGCGCCGATGCTCATCCGCATCGTGACCCTCGGCATGAGCCGCCAGCTTGGGGCGGTCAACGAGCTCTCGGGCGCCCTTTGGGGCATGGCTCTTGCGACCTCGGTGCTCGGCGCCCTTTCGGTGCAGACCCGGTGGCGCAGCCCGGCCATCCTCGGGGCGCTGCTTTGGTGCATCGCCCTTGCGGTGTACGCCTCCGACCTTGTGGATCGAACCGTCTTCCTGGGTTGGGAGTTGGGGCTGGTCGTCGGTCTCGCGGGCTCGGCGATCGCCTGCACCGTCGCACTGTGGGGCACGACGGAGAAGGGGCGGCCGATGCTGGCGGGGGTCGCTGGCGCGGCCCTTGGCGTCTTGCTTTGGCGGTTCGTGCTCGTCGCTTTGTCCAAGTCGTCTCTGGCGTTCGAGCCCCATTTCGCGAGCGTGCTGGGCGCGACGTTGGCTTCGGTGTGCTGCACCGCCGTGGGGCGGTGGAGGGCTTGGCCGGGCCTCGCGGCGCCGACGGGGCTGTTCTGGGTGCTCGCCGGCCTCGTGGCGATGGATGGATCGCCGTTCCCCTCGGCCCTCAACGAAGGCATCGCCATGACCGTGCTCCTCGCCGCGGGAACGTGGGGGGCCGTGGCGTTCGACCGCGCGTTCGAGCCCGGGTTGCGAAGCGCAAGCCGGTTCTTTGCCGCGGCGATCTTGGGCGTTCCCTTCAGCCGCCTCGTGGTGCTGCTCCTGACGGACCCGTCGATCGGCGTGCCCCCGCTCTCCGCGGTCACGATCGCGTGGACGGCCTACGGGGCTGTCCTGCTGGGCATCGGGTTTGCCAAGCGCGTGCGCGAGATCCGCTACGTGGGCCTGGGGGCGCTGGCCGCCGCTTCGCTGAAACTCGTCTTGGTCGACCTCGCCAGTTCGCGAGATCTCGTGCGGTTCCTGGTTACCTTGGGCCTCGGCGTGGCGATGATCGGGGGCGGATACCTCTACATTCGCTTGCAGGACCGGCTGGAAGAGGGCCAGGGTCCGCTAAAGCCAGCGCCGCACCCGTAG
- a CDS encoding M1 family metallopeptidase, producing the protein MKASLLLALLLVASAPLHAQQRGQQNPFAPPAASLHYAPDRTCDLQNVVVDIDVDYPNKKIAGKVALTMSPLRNGITEVVLMAGGGIEISKLTVDGAAAKYTRDGKDLHIATRPLTKGKPIQIAIEYTEENARGRTFGAGGGGWHWIQAQEANPNHVGFWTQGETGFNSEWVPLWDYPNDFATTETRTTVPSDWTVVGNGVLVGTTLSADKTRKTFDWKMTQPHATYLLSLVGGPFDIKRDAWEGVDLWYVVPKGQGAYIDDSFGHTKDMLSFFSKTVGFKYAWPKYAQNAMFDFGGGMENVSATTLGEGALTEARAGYFDMDSVNSHELGHQWFGDLVTCRFWGDIWLNESFATFMQLIYFEHSRGETGYQWEVDGAINSYLREARRYQRPLSTHMYPNDDAMFDSHTYPKGGAILHTLRRWLGDENFFAGIKLYLEKWQHTPVENSQLRLAMTEATGINLEPFWEQWILKPGHPVLDYTWTWKPDGAESGPGKILLTVKQTQDTSNGTPIYAIDAKVGYVRAGLASTGFQIAPIHLSKAEETFEIPSPSRALAVVLDPNHDFLCDIPTLHWTPQELPLILTSSTNAPDRQVAMGMMLQGGSPSAETLSVITKEVAADRDPRALVFRNLNALVNLADPSLRSFWMGQLDNPNMDRQATAVQALAKLPQDPATTQKLRSLINDQAPIGVVISAINALANWDKAGNADVFKKAQSIPDRRGRIKRAADSALGIP; encoded by the coding sequence ATGAAAGCGTCGCTTCTCCTCGCCCTTCTCCTCGTCGCCTCGGCGCCCCTTCACGCGCAGCAACGGGGGCAGCAAAACCCCTTCGCTCCGCCCGCCGCATCGCTTCACTACGCACCGGACCGGACCTGCGACCTCCAAAACGTCGTCGTGGACATCGATGTGGACTACCCGAACAAGAAGATCGCGGGAAAGGTCGCGCTCACGATGAGCCCCCTCCGCAACGGCATCACCGAAGTGGTCCTGATGGCGGGCGGGGGAATCGAGATCTCGAAGCTCACGGTCGACGGTGCCGCAGCCAAGTACACGCGGGACGGCAAGGACCTTCACATCGCGACGCGACCCCTCACGAAGGGCAAGCCGATCCAGATCGCGATCGAGTACACCGAAGAGAACGCGCGCGGCCGCACGTTTGGGGCGGGCGGAGGCGGGTGGCACTGGATCCAGGCGCAGGAGGCCAATCCGAACCACGTCGGCTTCTGGACCCAGGGCGAGACCGGGTTCAACAGCGAGTGGGTTCCTCTGTGGGACTACCCGAACGACTTCGCCACCACGGAAACGCGGACGACGGTGCCCTCGGATTGGACCGTCGTGGGCAACGGGGTCCTCGTCGGCACCACGCTGAGCGCCGACAAGACGCGAAAGACATTCGACTGGAAGATGACCCAGCCGCACGCCACCTACCTGCTGAGCCTGGTCGGCGGACCGTTCGACATCAAGCGCGACGCGTGGGAGGGTGTGGACCTGTGGTACGTGGTGCCCAAGGGGCAGGGGGCGTACATCGACGACTCGTTTGGGCACACGAAGGACATGCTCTCGTTCTTCTCCAAGACCGTCGGGTTCAAATACGCCTGGCCGAAGTACGCGCAGAACGCGATGTTCGATTTTGGCGGGGGCATGGAGAACGTGTCCGCCACTACCTTGGGGGAGGGAGCCCTCACCGAGGCGCGCGCCGGGTACTTCGACATGGACAGCGTGAACTCGCACGAGTTGGGCCACCAGTGGTTCGGCGATCTCGTCACCTGCCGTTTCTGGGGCGACATTTGGCTCAACGAGAGCTTCGCGACGTTCATGCAGCTCATCTATTTCGAACACAGCCGCGGCGAGACGGGCTACCAGTGGGAGGTGGACGGCGCGATCAACAGTTACCTGCGCGAAGCGCGCCGCTACCAGCGTCCCCTCAGCACGCATATGTATCCGAACGACGACGCGATGTTCGACTCCCACACCTACCCGAAGGGTGGCGCGATCCTCCACACCCTGCGCCGGTGGCTCGGGGACGAGAACTTCTTCGCGGGCATCAAGCTCTATCTCGAAAAGTGGCAGCACACGCCGGTCGAGAATTCGCAGCTCCGACTGGCGATGACCGAAGCGACAGGGATCAACCTCGAGCCGTTCTGGGAGCAGTGGATTCTCAAGCCCGGGCACCCCGTGCTCGACTACACGTGGACGTGGAAGCCCGACGGCGCCGAGTCGGGACCTGGGAAGATCCTTCTAACGGTGAAGCAGACGCAAGACACGTCGAACGGCACTCCGATCTATGCGATCGATGCAAAGGTCGGTTACGTACGCGCTGGTCTTGCCTCCACGGGCTTCCAGATCGCTCCGATCCACTTGTCCAAGGCGGAGGAGACGTTTGAAATCCCCTCGCCCTCGCGTGCGCTCGCGGTCGTTCTCGACCCGAACCACGACTTCCTGTGCGACATCCCAACCCTACACTGGACCCCGCAGGAGCTGCCCTTGATCCTCACCAGTTCCACGAACGCGCCCGACCGGCAGGTCGCCATGGGCATGATGCTTCAGGGCGGATCCCCCTCGGCGGAGACGCTGAGCGTGATCACGAAGGAGGTTGCGGCCGATAGAGACCCGCGGGCGCTGGTCTTCCGAAACCTCAACGCGCTCGTGAATCTGGCGGACCCCTCCCTGAGGAGCTTCTGGATGGGCCAGCTCGACAATCCGAACATGGACCGGCAGGCGACCGCGGTGCAGGCGCTCGCCAAGCTTCCCCAGGATCCGGCGACCACGCAGAAGCTGCGCTCGCTGATCAACGACCAGGCCCCGATCGGAGTGGTGATCAGCGCGATCAACGCACTGGCGAATTGGGACAAGGCGGGCAATGCCGACGTGTTCAAGAAGGCCCAAAGCATCCCGGACCGAAGGGGAAGAATCAAGCGCGCCGCCGACAGCGCGCTTGGGATCCCCTAG
- a CDS encoding PEP-CTERM sorting domain-containing protein (PEP-CTERM proteins occur, often in large numbers, in the proteomes of bacteria that also encode an exosortase, a predicted intramembrane cysteine proteinase. The presence of a PEP-CTERM domain at a protein's C-terminus predicts cleavage within the sorting domain, followed by covalent anchoring to some some component of the (usually Gram-negative) cell surface. Many PEP-CTERM proteins exhibit an unusual sequence composition that includes large numbers of potential glycosylation sites. Expression of one such protein has been shown restore the ability of a bacterium to form floc, a type of biofilm.), whose product MFGSKRILVGFAALCLGAPLTQAQIAIGSTFRLGVYADANQNDGSVHTDVFLDQQTGTLNAYAHSLSVTDFDAVNAGRSLTVTSSASANWVNAGQGSVAWRGMGWVHNTVTSSGAKLNGFVLPGPVWSYTFQATSDGFFTMHYNVRGSGNLFGLLGAEIQWSGPGGGLDLTNSYDPNANGDFVRAVTSGTQYTVGVFNMGNIFTSPIPRNDFGAMDADFDWALTPVPEPSTTAVVLACAAMSRRRRRRQAPSRLMLL is encoded by the coding sequence ATGTTCGGTTCAAAGCGCATTCTCGTCGGCTTCGCGGCCCTTTGCCTGGGCGCACCCCTAACACAAGCTCAAATAGCCATCGGCTCGACCTTCCGCCTCGGGGTTTACGCCGATGCGAACCAGAACGATGGTTCGGTCCACACCGACGTCTTCCTCGACCAACAGACAGGGACGCTCAACGCGTACGCCCACAGTCTTTCGGTGACGGACTTCGATGCGGTGAACGCAGGACGAAGCCTGACCGTGACCTCCTCGGCAAGTGCGAACTGGGTGAACGCGGGCCAGGGTTCCGTCGCATGGCGGGGCATGGGTTGGGTCCACAACACGGTCACCAGCAGCGGCGCCAAACTGAACGGGTTCGTCCTACCCGGCCCCGTCTGGAGCTACACGTTCCAGGCAACGAGCGATGGCTTCTTCACCATGCATTACAACGTCCGTGGGTCGGGCAATCTCTTCGGGTTGCTGGGAGCCGAGATCCAATGGTCGGGACCGGGGGGCGGCCTCGACCTGACCAACTCCTACGACCCCAACGCGAACGGCGACTTCGTGCGCGCAGTGACCTCGGGGACACAGTACACCGTAGGTGTCTTCAACATGGGCAACATCTTCACCAGTCCGATCCCGCGAAACGACTTCGGGGCGATGGATGCGGATTTTGACTGGGCGCTCACCCCCGTGCCCGAACCTTCGACGACGGCCGTCGTCCTCGCCTGTGCCGCCATGTCGCGCCGAAGGCGCCGGCGTCAGGCCCCTAGTAGACTCATGCTTCTATGA
- a CDS encoding isoprenylcysteine carboxylmethyltransferase family protein: MLNREWPWTLGTHAPLLGWLLIAMGVAFAGTAIVTFARVGTAIIPNRPATQVVGVGPYRLSRNPMYVGLTSVYLGLVALTGVVWPLLFLPLVLWVLVAAVINREERYLAQKFGAQYEAYRLRVRRWL, from the coding sequence TTGCTCAATCGCGAGTGGCCGTGGACCCTTGGCACCCATGCCCCCCTGCTGGGGTGGCTCCTCATCGCGATGGGCGTCGCCTTTGCCGGCACGGCCATCGTCACGTTTGCGCGCGTCGGAACGGCGATCATTCCCAACAGGCCCGCAACGCAAGTGGTGGGCGTGGGGCCCTATCGCCTCTCCCGGAATCCGATGTACGTCGGGCTCACGTCGGTCTACCTCGGTTTGGTGGCGTTGACCGGCGTCGTGTGGCCCCTGCTGTTCCTGCCCCTGGTGCTGTGGGTGCTCGTCGCGGCGGTCATCAACCGAGAGGAGCGCTACCTTGCCCAGAAGTTCGGCGCCCAGTACGAGGCGTACCGACTACGGGTGCGGCGCTGGCTTTAG
- a CDS encoding DUF1501 domain-containing protein, which translates to MNESTALGLTRREFFGRAARGIGGVALASMLPAWAFGQDRQLGLHHPAKAKRIIYLFQAGGPAQQDLFDYKPLLNKMHGQPLPPEIRQGQRLTAMSANQSVIPLAGSPFKFEQHGESGAWFSELLPHLSGVSDELCFVRSMFTEAINHDPAITFFQTGNELAGRPSFGSWLSYGLGSMNEDLPAFVVLASVGKGDQPLYARLWGSGFLDSRYEGVRFRSGKEPVLYLSNPDGICGSGRRAMLDRLGELNRHEFEKELDPEIESRIAQYEMAYRMQTSVPEVTDLSKEPDEVFELYGADARRPGTYAANCLLARRLAQKGVRFIQLYHQGWDQHGSLVSGITTQCRDTDQPTAALIKDLKRLGMLEDTLIVWGGEFGRTSYSQGPLDPQSFGRDHHPRCFTIFMAGGGVKAGTVYGNTDAYGYNIADADGNAMQPTKHEFTDGAVHVHDLQATLLWLLGVDHTRLSFPYQGRDFRLTDVHGHVVKALMA; encoded by the coding sequence ATGAACGAATCGACCGCTCTGGGACTCACGCGGCGCGAGTTCTTCGGCCGCGCAGCGCGCGGCATCGGCGGCGTGGCGCTCGCCTCGATGTTGCCGGCGTGGGCGTTCGGCCAAGACCGCCAGCTCGGGCTCCACCATCCCGCCAAGGCCAAGCGCATCATCTACCTTTTCCAGGCGGGCGGGCCGGCACAGCAGGACCTGTTCGACTACAAGCCCTTGCTCAACAAGATGCACGGCCAGCCCCTTCCCCCCGAGATTCGCCAAGGGCAACGCCTCACAGCCATGAGCGCCAACCAGAGCGTGATCCCGCTCGCCGGTTCCCCGTTCAAATTCGAGCAGCATGGCGAAAGCGGCGCGTGGTTCAGCGAGCTGCTGCCCCACCTCTCGGGCGTTTCGGACGAGCTGTGCTTCGTCCGCTCCATGTTCACCGAAGCGATCAACCACGACCCCGCGATCACCTTCTTCCAGACGGGCAACGAACTCGCGGGCCGTCCCTCGTTCGGCTCCTGGCTCTCGTACGGGCTCGGCTCGATGAACGAGGACCTGCCCGCGTTCGTGGTGCTCGCGAGCGTCGGCAAGGGCGACCAGCCGCTGTACGCGCGGCTGTGGGGGAGCGGCTTCCTCGACTCGCGCTACGAGGGCGTCCGATTCCGCTCGGGCAAAGAGCCCGTGCTCTACCTCTCCAACCCCGACGGGATCTGCGGGTCCGGACGGCGGGCGATGCTGGACCGCCTAGGCGAGCTGAACCGCCACGAGTTCGAGAAGGAGCTCGATCCCGAGATCGAGAGCCGCATCGCGCAGTACGAGATGGCGTACCGCATGCAGACGAGCGTGCCCGAGGTCACCGATCTCAGCAAAGAGCCCGACGAGGTCTTCGAGCTGTACGGCGCAGACGCCCGACGCCCCGGCACCTACGCCGCAAACTGCCTGCTCGCCAGACGTTTGGCGCAGAAGGGCGTGCGGTTCATCCAGCTCTACCACCAAGGGTGGGACCAACACGGGTCGCTCGTGAGCGGGATCACCACCCAGTGCCGGGACACCGACCAGCCGACGGCCGCTTTGATCAAGGACCTGAAACGTCTCGGCATGCTGGAGGACACGTTGATCGTGTGGGGGGGCGAGTTCGGTCGCACCAGCTACTCGCAAGGTCCGCTCGATCCCCAGAGCTTCGGCCGCGACCACCATCCCCGGTGCTTCACGATCTTCATGGCAGGCGGAGGAGTGAAGGCCGGCACGGTGTATGGCAACACCGACGCGTATGGCTACAACATCGCCGACGCCGACGGCAACGCGATGCAGCCCACCAAGCACGAGTTCACCGACGGCGCGGTGCACGTTCACGATCTGCAGGCGACGCTGCTGTGGCTGCTGGGAGTGGACCACACCCGCCTCTCGTTCCCCTACCAGGGCCGCGACTTCCGGTTGACCGACGTGCACGGGCACGTCGTCAAAGCCCTGATGGCCTGA
- a CDS encoding NAD(P)-dependent alcohol dehydrogenase, giving the protein MSLKTAAYAVHSETTPLTPWSLERREPGPDDVLIDIHYCGVCHTDIHFARGEWGNSVYPMVPGHEIVGKVARVGPNATKWTVGDTVGVGCFVDSCRSCAPCKAGEEQYCETGATFTYNAPEKDGSGTTYGGYSTQIVVDENYVVRVPDSLPLDAAAPLLCAGITTYSPLRHFGVKAGTRVGIVGLGGLGHMGVKLAKAMGAHVTVLSHSPGKEQDALRLGADAFLATKDETVFETHAGKFDFLLNTVSAAHDLNPYLGLLTLDGRMVLVGLPDPTPVAAFPLVFRRRSLSGSLIGGIRETQEMLDFCAEKGIACDIEVIPMSGINEAYERMLKSDVRYRFVIDMASLK; this is encoded by the coding sequence ATGAGTCTGAAAACCGCAGCCTACGCAGTCCACTCCGAGACCACGCCTTTGACCCCCTGGAGCCTTGAGCGCCGTGAGCCAGGCCCGGACGACGTCCTGATCGACATCCACTATTGCGGCGTTTGCCACACCGACATCCACTTCGCCCGCGGCGAGTGGGGCAACTCGGTCTATCCCATGGTGCCCGGCCACGAGATCGTCGGCAAGGTCGCCCGCGTCGGGCCCAACGCGACCAAGTGGACCGTCGGCGACACCGTCGGCGTCGGCTGTTTTGTCGATTCCTGCCGCTCGTGCGCTCCGTGCAAGGCCGGAGAAGAGCAGTACTGCGAGACGGGAGCGACGTTCACTTACAACGCACCCGAGAAAGACGGCTCGGGGACGACTTACGGCGGGTACTCCACGCAGATCGTCGTCGACGAGAACTACGTGGTCCGTGTGCCGGACTCGCTCCCGCTCGACGCGGCCGCCCCCCTACTTTGCGCCGGCATCACGACCTACTCCCCCCTCCGCCACTTCGGGGTGAAGGCGGGCACGAGGGTCGGCATCGTCGGTTTGGGCGGCCTTGGCCACATGGGCGTCAAACTCGCCAAGGCGATGGGGGCGCATGTGACCGTGCTCAGCCACTCGCCCGGCAAGGAGCAGGACGCCCTGCGCCTCGGCGCCGACGCTTTCCTTGCCACGAAGGACGAGACGGTCTTCGAGACCCACGCCGGGAAGTTCGACTTCTTGCTCAATACGGTCTCGGCCGCACACGATCTGAATCCCTACCTGGGCCTGCTGACCCTGGACGGGCGCATGGTGCTGGTCGGGCTCCCGGACCCCACACCGGTCGCGGCGTTCCCGCTGGTCTTTCGGCGCCGATCGCTCAGCGGTTCCCTGATCGGAGGAATCCGCGAGACGCAGGAGATGCTCGACTTCTGCGCCGAGAAGGGCATCGCGTGCGACATCGAGGTCATTCCGATGTCGGGCATCAACGAGGCGTACGAGCGCATGCTGAAGAGCGACGTGCGCTACCGCTTCGTCATCGACATGGCCAGCCTCAAGTAG